Proteins encoded within one genomic window of Streptomyces kaniharaensis:
- a CDS encoding NUDIX hydrolase gives MTNPAEELLDVVDEHDHVIGTAVRGEVYRRGLTHRCVFVLVRDPAGRIFVHRRTDTKLFAPGAYDMFVGGVVGSGETYAAAAVREAEEELGVSGIEPRPLFKFLFRQDHLSWWCDLYEAEWDGPVAPQESEVAWHAWLTPAELADRLARDDFVPDGRDAYRRYLEFHAGRGTGAEAG, from the coding sequence ATGACCAACCCTGCCGAGGAACTGCTGGACGTCGTCGACGAGCACGACCACGTGATCGGGACCGCCGTGCGCGGGGAGGTGTACCGCCGGGGGCTGACCCATCGGTGCGTCTTCGTCCTGGTCCGCGACCCGGCCGGGCGGATCTTCGTCCACCGGCGCACCGACACCAAGCTCTTCGCCCCGGGCGCGTACGACATGTTCGTCGGCGGCGTCGTCGGCTCCGGCGAGACGTACGCCGCCGCGGCCGTCCGCGAGGCCGAGGAGGAGCTGGGGGTGAGCGGGATCGAGCCACGGCCGCTCTTCAAGTTCCTGTTCCGCCAGGACCACCTCTCGTGGTGGTGCGACCTGTACGAGGCCGAGTGGGACGGACCGGTCGCCCCTCAGGAGTCCGAGGTCGCCTGGCACGCCTGGCTCACCCCCGCCGAACTGGCCGACCGCCTCGCCCGCGACGACTTCGTCCCCGACGGCCGCGACGCCTACCGCCGCTACCTGGAGTTCCACGCCGGCCGGGGCACCGGCGCGGAGGCCGGATAG
- a CDS encoding serine hydrolase domain-containing protein: MVEIWGETAEGFEPVRAAFARNFRDYGELGAAFALYVRGRKVVDLWGGEARPEVGGRPAPAVPWTAETAQVLRSVTKGLTATAALLLAEQGQLDLDAPVASYWPEFAAAGKGGVPVRWLLSHQAAVPALDVPLRLEDVLTWERAAAAVAAQAPAWEPGTAHGYHPYTFGWLVGEVVRRASGRTIGRYFAEEIARPLGLDLWIGLPAGAESRVGRLVDLPAPEEARSGPSGLRLRPKQSVRDAYQDPASLTARSFASVRPGVDLNDPAVQAAEIPGAGGIGTARSLARFYAALVGAVDRSDGSGGSLPPLLGPEVLARAVTPAVNGPDRVLIVNSTFGLGFWRHGPTAPMASPASFGHPGRGGSLGFADPDLGLGFGYVTNGMQPGVTGDIRSRNLIRAVRGCLGLAA; encoded by the coding sequence ATGGTGGAGATCTGGGGCGAGACGGCCGAGGGGTTCGAGCCCGTACGGGCGGCCTTCGCGCGGAACTTCCGCGACTACGGCGAGCTCGGCGCCGCCTTCGCGCTGTACGTGCGCGGCCGCAAGGTGGTCGACCTGTGGGGCGGCGAAGCCCGGCCCGAGGTCGGTGGGCGGCCCGCGCCGGCCGTCCCGTGGACGGCGGAGACCGCGCAGGTGCTGCGCTCGGTCACCAAGGGCCTGACCGCCACCGCCGCCCTGCTGCTGGCCGAACAGGGGCAGCTCGACCTGGACGCGCCGGTGGCCTCCTACTGGCCCGAGTTCGCGGCAGCCGGCAAGGGCGGGGTGCCGGTCCGCTGGCTGCTCTCGCACCAGGCCGCGGTGCCCGCGCTGGACGTGCCGCTGCGCCTGGAGGACGTGCTGACCTGGGAGCGCGCGGCCGCCGCCGTCGCCGCGCAGGCGCCCGCCTGGGAGCCCGGCACCGCGCACGGCTACCACCCGTACACCTTCGGCTGGCTGGTCGGCGAGGTGGTGCGGCGGGCGAGCGGGCGGACGATCGGCCGCTACTTCGCCGAGGAGATCGCCCGGCCGCTCGGCCTGGACCTGTGGATCGGGCTGCCGGCCGGCGCCGAGTCCCGGGTCGGGCGGCTGGTCGACCTGCCCGCCCCGGAGGAGGCCCGGTCCGGGCCGAGCGGGCTGCGGCTGCGGCCCAAGCAGTCCGTCCGGGACGCCTACCAGGACCCGGCCTCGCTGACCGCCCGCTCCTTCGCCTCCGTGCGCCCCGGGGTGGACCTCAACGATCCGGCGGTGCAGGCCGCCGAGATACCCGGCGCGGGCGGCATCGGGACGGCCCGCTCGCTGGCCCGGTTCTACGCGGCGCTGGTCGGCGCCGTCGACCGGTCGGACGGGTCGGGCGGCTCGCTGCCGCCGCTGCTGGGGCCGGAGGTGCTGGCCCGGGCGGTCACGCCGGCGGTGAACGGGCCTGACCGGGTGCTGATCGTCAACTCCACGTTCGGCCTGGGCTTCTGGCGGCACGGCCCGACCGCGCCGATGGCCTCCCCGGCGAGCTTCGGCCACCCGGGCCGGGGCGGCTCGCTGGGCTTCGCCGACCCGGACCTCGGGCTGGGCTTCGGCTACGTCACCAACGGGATGCAGCCGGGCGTCACCGGGGACATCCGCTCGCGCAACCTGATCCGCGCGGTGCGCGGGTGTCTCGGGTTGGCCGCGTAG
- a CDS encoding nuclear transport factor 2-like protein translates to MTIATAKLSDPAVRTFVAAINAGDRDAFLAVLTPDATMSDDGSDRDLRDWIDKEIFTVRGRIDVQTESDGGHALIANFTNETWGEMRTAWRFTIDGGKISRFDTGQA, encoded by the coding sequence ATGACCATCGCCACCGCCAAGCTCTCCGACCCCGCCGTGCGCACCTTCGTCGCCGCGATCAACGCCGGCGACCGCGACGCCTTCCTCGCCGTCCTCACCCCAGACGCGACCATGTCCGACGACGGCTCCGACCGCGACCTCCGGGACTGGATCGACAAGGAGATCTTCACCGTCCGCGGCCGCATCGACGTCCAGACCGAGTCGGACGGCGGGCACGCGCTGATCGCCAACTTCACCAACGAGACCTGGGGCGAGATGCGCACCGCGTGGCGGTTCACCATCGACGGCGGGAAGATCAGCCGCTTCGACACCGGCCAGGCCTGA
- a CDS encoding IS630 family transposase yields the protein MRRRGPALEPLLLSDEERATLTWWARRASSAQALALRARIVLACDGPDVPSIVGVARELGITADTVRKWRRRFLAERLDGLVDEPRPGRPPTIAVDEIEAVVVATLEEIPKNATHWSRSSMAARSGLSKSTVGRIWRKFQLKPHLVGTFKLSTDPLFIEKVHDVIGLYFDPPEGAVVLSVDEKSQIQALDRSQPVLPMMPGMPERRTHDYVRNGLTTLFAAFDTSSGKVITSLHRRHRAAEFKKFLVKIDREVPDGLDIHLICDNYGTHKTPAIRAWLAQHPRFHMHFTPTGSSWINQVERWFGFLTDQMIRRGAHKNVQALERDIRAWIKNWNEDPKPFTWTKTANEILDSLARFCRRISGAGH from the coding sequence GTGCGCCGTCGTGGTCCCGCCTTGGAACCGTTGTTGCTGTCCGACGAGGAACGGGCCACGCTGACGTGGTGGGCCCGCAGAGCCTCGTCCGCCCAGGCGTTGGCTCTGCGGGCCCGGATCGTGCTGGCCTGCGACGGTCCTGATGTGCCGTCGATCGTCGGCGTGGCAAGGGAGTTGGGCATCACTGCGGACACGGTCCGCAAGTGGCGACGCCGGTTCCTCGCCGAGAGGCTGGACGGCCTGGTAGACGAACCCCGACCGGGCCGGCCGCCCACGATCGCGGTCGACGAGATCGAGGCGGTCGTCGTGGCGACGCTGGAGGAGATCCCGAAGAACGCGACACACTGGTCCCGGAGCTCGATGGCCGCCCGCAGCGGCCTCTCGAAGTCGACCGTCGGACGGATCTGGCGGAAGTTCCAGCTCAAGCCCCACCTGGTCGGCACCTTCAAGCTGTCCACCGACCCGCTCTTCATCGAGAAGGTCCACGACGTGATCGGCCTGTACTTCGACCCGCCCGAAGGTGCGGTGGTGCTGTCGGTCGACGAGAAGTCGCAGATCCAGGCCCTCGACCGCTCCCAGCCGGTCCTGCCCATGATGCCGGGCATGCCGGAGCGTCGAACCCACGACTACGTGCGCAACGGTCTGACCACCCTGTTCGCCGCGTTCGACACCAGCAGCGGGAAGGTCATCACTTCACTGCACCGCCGGCACCGTGCGGCGGAGTTCAAGAAGTTCCTCGTCAAGATCGACCGCGAGGTTCCCGACGGGCTCGACATCCACCTGATCTGCGACAATTACGGCACCCACAAGACCCCGGCCATCCGTGCCTGGCTGGCGCAACATCCCCGATTCCATATGCACTTCACCCCGACCGGGTCCTCGTGGATCAACCAGGTGGAGCGGTGGTTCGGCTTTCTCACCGACCAGATGATCCGACGTGGTGCCCACAAGAACGTTCAGGCCCTTGAGAGGGACATCCGCGCCTGGATCAAGAACTGGAACGAGGACCCCAAACCGTTCACCTGGACCAAGACCGCCAACGAGATCCTCGACTCCCTCGCCCGATTCTGCCGACGGATCTCCGGCGCAGGACACTAG
- the exaC gene encoding acetaldehyde dehydrogenase ExaC, which translates to MTVYQPPGSPGSIVAYRHRYEHWIGGGWVPPVHGEYFGDPTPVTGEIFTEVARGTAEDIEAALDAAHAAAPAWGRTPAAERAQVLLRIADRMEANLEQLAVAESWENGKPVRETLAADLPLAVDHLRYFAGALRAQEGGLSQLDEDTVAYHFHEPLGVVGQIIPWNFPILMAVWKLAPALAAGNAVVLKPAEQTPASVLLLAELTADLLPPGVVNIVTGFGEEAGAPLASSNRIRKIAFTGETTTGRLIARYASDNLIPVSLELGGKSPNLFFGDVADAPDAFYDKAVEGFAMFALNQGEVCTCPSRALIQSSVYERLLADGLDRVTAMRQGDPLDTETQVGAQASAEQLKKILSYFEIGRAEGAKVLAGGEQADLGGALSGGYYVTPTVFEGDNRMRIFQEEIFGPVVSVTRFADFDEAVALANDTQYGLGAGVWTRDLNTAHRAGRAIQAGRVWTNCYHAYPAHAAFGGYKNSGIGRENHKALLEHYQQTKNLLVSYSPDAVGFF; encoded by the coding sequence ATGACGGTCTACCAGCCCCCCGGCTCCCCCGGCAGCATCGTCGCCTACCGCCACCGCTACGAACACTGGATCGGCGGCGGCTGGGTGCCGCCGGTGCACGGCGAGTATTTCGGGGACCCGACCCCGGTCACCGGCGAGATCTTCACCGAGGTCGCCCGCGGCACCGCCGAGGACATCGAGGCCGCGCTGGACGCCGCCCACGCCGCCGCCCCGGCCTGGGGCCGCACCCCGGCCGCCGAACGGGCCCAGGTGCTGCTGCGGATCGCCGACCGGATGGAGGCGAACCTGGAGCAGCTGGCCGTCGCGGAGAGCTGGGAGAACGGCAAGCCGGTGCGCGAGACACTGGCCGCCGACCTCCCGCTCGCCGTCGACCACCTGCGCTACTTCGCCGGCGCGCTGCGAGCCCAGGAGGGCGGCCTGTCCCAGCTGGACGAGGACACCGTGGCGTACCACTTCCACGAGCCGCTGGGCGTGGTCGGCCAGATCATCCCGTGGAACTTCCCGATCCTGATGGCGGTCTGGAAGCTCGCCCCGGCGCTCGCCGCCGGCAACGCGGTGGTCCTCAAGCCCGCCGAACAGACCCCAGCCTCGGTGCTGCTGCTCGCCGAGCTGACGGCCGACCTGCTGCCGCCCGGCGTGGTCAACATCGTGACCGGCTTCGGCGAGGAGGCCGGCGCCCCGCTGGCGTCCAGCAACCGGATCCGCAAGATCGCCTTCACCGGCGAGACCACCACCGGCCGGCTGATCGCGCGCTACGCCAGCGACAACCTGATCCCGGTCTCGCTGGAACTCGGCGGCAAGAGCCCCAACCTGTTCTTCGGCGACGTCGCCGACGCCCCGGACGCCTTCTACGACAAGGCCGTCGAGGGCTTCGCGATGTTCGCCCTCAACCAGGGCGAGGTGTGCACCTGCCCGAGCCGGGCGCTGATCCAGTCCTCGGTCTACGAGCGACTGCTCGCCGACGGCCTTGACCGGGTGACCGCGATGCGCCAGGGCGACCCGCTGGACACCGAGACCCAGGTCGGCGCCCAGGCCAGCGCCGAGCAGCTGAAGAAGATCCTCTCCTACTTCGAGATCGGCCGGGCCGAGGGCGCCAAGGTGCTGGCCGGCGGCGAGCAGGCCGACCTCGGCGGTGCCCTGTCCGGCGGGTACTACGTGACGCCGACGGTCTTCGAGGGCGACAACCGCATGCGGATCTTCCAGGAGGAGATCTTCGGCCCGGTCGTCTCGGTCACCCGCTTCGCCGACTTCGACGAGGCGGTCGCGCTCGCCAACGACACCCAGTACGGGCTCGGCGCGGGCGTCTGGACCCGGGACCTCAACACCGCCCACCGCGCCGGGCGGGCGATCCAGGCCGGGCGGGTGTGGACCAACTGCTACCACGCCTACCCCGCGCACGCCGCCTTCGGCGGCTACAAGAACTCCGGCATCGGCCGGGAGAACCACAAGGCACTACTGGAGCACTACCAGCAGACCAAGAACCTGCTGGTCAGCTACTCCCCCGACGCGGTCGGCTTCTTCTAG
- a CDS encoding terpene synthase family protein, with amino-acid sequence MSDDTSLQIPFPYRRSPHGPRAAALHRDWLGRYPLLPDVDHPGYTHWEVVELAALGYPDAEPDELALAADLMGFYFLFDDQFDGPLGRRPTEVAPICKRLIAILHGARPDRNSPVETAFADLWDRSALGMPARWQARAAYNWEWYLASHPAEAAGRISARPPDRDGYLVLRRGTAAMETIFDMVERLGQFEVPAAVLHHPVLRQLRQLAADIPSLSNDVRSFPLEALRGDVNNLVMIVQRERRCSAEEACAVVLAEAQLMVERCYDLNEQLPEVYRELGLSRVERIVAQQYADGLLTWLAGYLRWESRTGRYHAA; translated from the coding sequence ATGTCTGACGACACCTCACTTCAGATCCCGTTCCCGTACCGCCGCAGTCCGCACGGCCCCCGTGCGGCCGCCCTGCACCGCGACTGGCTGGGCCGGTACCCGCTGCTGCCCGACGTCGACCACCCCGGCTACACCCACTGGGAGGTCGTCGAACTCGCCGCACTCGGGTACCCCGACGCCGAACCGGACGAACTCGCCCTGGCCGCCGACCTGATGGGCTTCTACTTCCTGTTCGACGACCAGTTCGACGGCCCGCTCGGCCGCCGCCCCACCGAGGTCGCCCCGATCTGCAAGAGGCTGATCGCCATCCTGCACGGCGCCCGCCCCGACCGGAACTCCCCGGTCGAGACCGCATTCGCCGACCTCTGGGACCGCAGCGCGCTCGGCATGCCCGCCCGCTGGCAGGCCCGCGCCGCCTACAACTGGGAGTGGTACCTGGCCAGTCACCCCGCCGAGGCGGCCGGCCGGATCTCCGCCCGCCCCCCGGACCGGGACGGCTACCTCGTACTCAGACGGGGCACCGCCGCCATGGAGACGATCTTCGACATGGTCGAACGGCTCGGCCAGTTCGAGGTGCCCGCCGCCGTCCTGCACCACCCGGTCCTGCGTCAACTACGGCAGCTGGCAGCGGACATACCCTCGCTGAGCAACGACGTCCGGTCGTTCCCGCTGGAGGCCCTGCGCGGCGACGTCAACAACCTGGTGATGATCGTCCAGCGCGAGCGCCGCTGCTCGGCCGAGGAGGCGTGCGCCGTCGTCCTCGCCGAGGCACAGCTGATGGTCGAGCGCTGCTACGACCTCAACGAACAACTCCCCGAGGTCTACCGGGAGCTGGGCCTGTCCCGCGTCGAGCGGATCGTCGCCCAGCAGTACGCGGACGGGCTGCTCACCTGGCTGGCCGGCTACCTGCGCTGGGAGTCCCGCACCGGGCGGTACCACGCCGCCTGA
- a CDS encoding ATP-binding protein produces the protein MTEQGIGLRAGTGPGRDGDGAAPRVRLRDRDAELRSAVTSLDKLCREFAAGGTEIGELLTFSGRPGIGKTSLLHEVRRIAKLRDGATVLFARGGEQQIKEPYHVLRQLLQPALTSLQPDEFRQVMGTWEEVVGPAMGLKQPKAGARRLDPQGVRDGLDYVLTQLAPRRAPMVMIVDDLHWADLESLSWLTQFAVRARELPVLLVLAFREDESDWQTDARQHHGAVLKLATRKHELNRLSLVSITDIIRAELGDKAEDAFCYEFWSVVNGNPYEAVALLEQVREQELDPLEENSRQLRELAVDANGMTLKSWLDRLGASTLRFAWACAMLGTDIRIDLATRISTQSAEGARESIKQLRKQRVLTQTPNGNLEFVHPLIASSIYNTMPEATRTGMHGVAAAEIENAGLGLLAASRHLVETFSGEGDDRTVRKLRKAAAEHLLIGAPEAAQRCLHRALNEPPADDIRAEVLYELGCSALLTDPSATVNQLQLALDPDEGPLRPELRVDATFRLSEVLAHSGEIRKAALVCQEEAAVTGDRDGKLRLQAASFMWHAFRRSEEDGPGRSRRLGELCDGLTGREAADRAVLAMRAWDLTLRGAPSADALAYADDVLEAGRLPKGLGWTDSTWGFELPSMLGLTYTYNDRIAQAERLFADAIIQFEVAGWSGAHRGFAYFLMGLARFRRGLLAEAEDFLRRALRLSERIGSKLPLAWDAVGVLVDTMLARGRVDEAWELATGFGFQPPYHDTAMVLPDAPSLYGKLLVAKRRYAGAAAALTEAGAQLEARGWHNTVWAPWAGHLAIAIAQDEPERAREYAQKAVRDARTFGTASAIGTALRLQAQIEDGQQAVELLEQAVMHLGQSPAGYEHAVALVELGAALRRVGRLEDAQEYLYQGIELAQHCSAEGLVEQARRELANYGLRPNRLGDFRETLSQSEWDVAKLAVRGVPPQRIAEELGVQLSLVNRRLAAVYRKAGSGPDGLASALGLPGQQRQATRPGRETEDGDE, from the coding sequence GTGACCGAGCAGGGCATCGGACTTCGGGCGGGAACCGGCCCCGGCCGGGACGGGGACGGCGCCGCCCCACGGGTCAGGCTGCGCGACCGCGACGCGGAACTGCGCTCCGCCGTGACCTCCCTTGACAAGCTGTGCCGCGAATTCGCCGCCGGCGGCACCGAGATCGGCGAACTGCTCACCTTCTCCGGGCGCCCCGGCATCGGCAAGACCAGCCTCCTGCACGAGGTCCGCCGGATCGCCAAACTCCGCGACGGCGCAACCGTGTTGTTCGCGCGCGGCGGCGAGCAGCAGATCAAGGAGCCGTACCACGTACTGCGCCAGCTCCTCCAGCCCGCGCTCACCAGCCTCCAACCGGACGAGTTCCGCCAGGTCATGGGCACCTGGGAGGAGGTCGTCGGACCGGCCATGGGCCTCAAGCAGCCCAAGGCGGGCGCCCGCCGCCTCGACCCGCAGGGCGTGCGCGACGGCCTGGACTACGTGCTCACCCAGCTCGCGCCACGCCGCGCCCCGATGGTGATGATCGTCGACGACCTGCACTGGGCCGACCTCGAATCCCTGTCCTGGCTCACCCAGTTCGCCGTCCGTGCCCGCGAACTGCCCGTCCTGCTGGTGCTCGCGTTCCGCGAGGACGAGAGCGACTGGCAGACCGACGCCCGGCAGCACCACGGCGCCGTGCTCAAGCTCGCCACCCGCAAGCACGAGCTCAACCGGCTCTCCCTGGTGTCCATCACCGACATCATCCGCGCCGAACTCGGCGACAAGGCGGAGGACGCCTTCTGCTACGAGTTCTGGAGCGTCGTCAACGGCAACCCCTACGAGGCCGTCGCCCTGCTGGAGCAGGTCCGTGAGCAGGAGCTCGACCCGCTGGAGGAGAACTCCCGCCAGCTGCGCGAACTCGCCGTCGACGCCAACGGGATGACCCTCAAGAGCTGGCTCGACCGGCTCGGCGCCAGCACCCTGCGCTTCGCCTGGGCCTGCGCCATGCTCGGCACCGATATCCGGATCGACCTCGCCACCCGGATCTCCACCCAGAGCGCCGAGGGCGCCCGCGAGTCCATCAAGCAACTGCGCAAGCAGCGCGTCCTGACCCAGACCCCAAACGGGAACCTGGAGTTCGTCCACCCGCTGATCGCCAGCTCGATCTACAACACCATGCCGGAGGCCACCCGCACCGGCATGCACGGTGTCGCCGCCGCCGAGATCGAGAACGCCGGACTCGGCCTGCTGGCCGCCTCCCGCCACCTGGTCGAGACCTTCTCGGGCGAGGGCGATGACCGTACCGTCCGCAAGCTCCGCAAGGCCGCCGCCGAACACCTGCTCATCGGTGCCCCCGAGGCCGCCCAACGCTGCCTGCACCGCGCCCTCAACGAGCCGCCCGCCGACGACATCCGCGCCGAGGTGCTGTACGAACTGGGCTGCTCCGCCCTGCTCACCGACCCGAGCGCCACCGTCAACCAGCTGCAGCTCGCCCTCGACCCGGACGAGGGACCGCTGCGCCCCGAGCTGCGGGTCGACGCCACCTTCCGGCTCTCCGAAGTGCTCGCGCACAGCGGCGAGATCCGCAAGGCCGCGCTGGTCTGCCAGGAGGAGGCCGCGGTGACCGGCGACCGGGACGGCAAACTCCGGCTCCAGGCCGCCTCGTTCATGTGGCACGCGTTCCGCAGGTCCGAGGAGGACGGCCCCGGGCGCTCCCGGCGGCTCGGCGAGCTGTGCGACGGCCTCACGGGCCGCGAGGCCGCCGACCGGGCCGTCCTCGCCATGCGCGCCTGGGACCTCACCCTGCGCGGCGCCCCCTCGGCCGACGCGCTGGCCTACGCGGACGACGTCCTGGAGGCCGGCCGCCTGCCCAAGGGCCTCGGCTGGACCGACAGCACCTGGGGCTTCGAACTCCCCTCGATGCTCGGCCTCACCTACACCTACAACGACCGCATCGCCCAGGCCGAGCGGCTGTTCGCGGACGCCATCATCCAGTTCGAGGTGGCCGGGTGGAGCGGAGCCCACCGGGGCTTCGCCTACTTCCTGATGGGCCTGGCCCGGTTCCGCCGCGGCCTGCTCGCCGAGGCCGAGGACTTCCTGCGCCGCGCCCTGCGGCTCTCCGAGCGGATCGGTTCCAAGCTGCCGCTCGCCTGGGACGCCGTCGGCGTGCTGGTGGACACCATGCTCGCCCGAGGCCGGGTCGACGAGGCCTGGGAGCTCGCCACCGGCTTCGGCTTCCAGCCGCCCTACCACGACACCGCGATGGTGCTGCCGGACGCACCCTCGCTGTACGGCAAGCTGCTGGTCGCCAAGCGGCGCTACGCGGGCGCGGCCGCCGCGCTCACCGAGGCCGGCGCCCAGCTGGAGGCTCGCGGCTGGCACAACACCGTCTGGGCGCCGTGGGCCGGCCACCTCGCCATCGCGATCGCCCAGGACGAGCCCGAGCGCGCCCGCGAGTACGCGCAGAAGGCCGTCCGGGACGCGCGCACCTTCGGCACCGCCTCGGCGATCGGCACCGCACTGCGTCTGCAGGCCCAGATCGAGGACGGCCAGCAGGCCGTCGAGCTGCTGGAACAGGCCGTGATGCACCTCGGCCAGTCCCCGGCCGGGTACGAGCACGCCGTCGCGCTGGTCGAGCTCGGGGCGGCGCTGCGCAGGGTCGGGCGGCTGGAGGACGCCCAGGAGTACCTGTACCAGGGCATCGAGCTGGCCCAGCACTGCTCGGCGGAGGGCCTGGTCGAGCAGGCGCGGCGGGAGCTGGCCAACTACGGCCTGCGGCCCAACCGGCTGGGGGACTTCCGGGAGACGCTCAGCCAGTCCGAGTGGGACGTCGCCAAGCTGGCCGTGCGGGGCGTACCGCCGCAGCGGATCGCGGAGGAGCTCGGGGTTCAGCTCAGCCTGGTCAACCGCCGGCTGGCCGCGGTGTACCGCAAGGCGGGCAGTGGCCCGGACGGCCTCGCCAGCGCGCTCGGCCTGCCCGGGCAGCAGCGGCAGGCCACCCGGCCAGGCCGCGAGACGGAGGACGGCGACGAGTAG
- a CDS encoding aldose epimerase family protein, with translation MATQATSVRHQPLEASGAGAAIERWTLTAGPYEASVLTLGATLHTLTAPDRSGRPAQLLLTTDQLAQILGPARHYGTVIGRFANRIDGSKVTIDGEEYRLAPTGGGMTLHGGPDGFSHRMWQAEAADGGVRLLLHSPDGDQGFPGTLDVTVTYTLDPAGDLTIAYRAVTNKPTLVNLTNHAYFNLAGEGSGDVLGHLLTLDADAYTPADERQIPNGRTEPVAGTPFDFTSATPIGKAVHDAHPQLAGPGGYDHNWVLHPRPADGTPARAALLEEPVSGRTLEVLTTEPGIQVYTANKFQGAVTGVRGVPYGPFAGIALETQHFPDSPNHPDFPSTVLRPGEEFRSVTVLRMGTN, from the coding sequence ATGGCGACCCAGGCCACCAGCGTGCGCCACCAACCCCTCGAAGCCTCCGGCGCGGGTGCGGCGATCGAACGCTGGACGCTCACCGCAGGCCCGTACGAGGCGAGCGTGCTCACCCTCGGCGCCACCCTGCACACCCTGACCGCGCCCGACCGCTCCGGGCGCCCCGCCCAACTCCTGCTCACCACCGACCAGCTGGCCCAGATCCTCGGCCCCGCCCGGCACTACGGCACCGTGATCGGCCGGTTCGCCAACCGGATCGACGGCTCCAAGGTGACCATCGACGGGGAGGAGTACCGGCTCGCCCCGACCGGCGGCGGCATGACCCTCCACGGCGGGCCGGACGGCTTCTCCCACCGAATGTGGCAGGCCGAGGCGGCCGACGGCGGCGTGCGGCTGCTTCTGCACAGCCCGGACGGCGACCAGGGCTTCCCCGGCACGCTGGACGTCACCGTCACCTACACCCTGGACCCGGCCGGGGACCTCACGATCGCCTACCGCGCCGTCACCAACAAGCCGACCCTCGTCAACCTCACCAACCACGCGTACTTCAACCTCGCGGGCGAAGGCAGCGGCGACGTCCTCGGCCACCTGCTCACCCTCGACGCCGACGCGTACACCCCGGCCGACGAGCGGCAGATCCCGAACGGGCGGACCGAGCCGGTGGCCGGCACGCCGTTCGACTTCACCTCGGCCACGCCCATCGGCAAGGCGGTGCACGACGCCCACCCGCAGCTGGCCGGGCCCGGCGGCTACGACCACAACTGGGTGCTGCACCCGCGCCCGGCCGACGGCACCCCGGCCCGGGCGGCGCTGCTGGAGGAACCGGTCAGCGGCCGCACCCTGGAGGTGCTGACCACCGAGCCCGGCATCCAGGTCTACACCGCCAACAAGTTCCAGGGCGCGGTCACCGGCGTGAGGGGCGTGCCGTACGGGCCGTTCGCCGGTATCGCGCTGGAGACCCAGCACTTCCCTGACTCCCCGAACCACCCGGACTTCCCCAGCACCGTGCTGCGGCCGGGGGAGGAGTTCCGTTCGGTGACCGTGCTGCGGATGGGGACCAACTAG